The following proteins are encoded in a genomic region of Bufo bufo chromosome 11, aBufBuf1.1, whole genome shotgun sequence:
- the GPHB5 gene encoding glycoprotein hormone beta-5, with protein MNFHSATLISLYLLILSGCWKTLAVSNISLRTFIGCAVREFTFLAKKPGCKGLRVTTDACWGRCETWEKPILDPPHIDAYHRVCTYNETKLVTVKLPNCFPNVDPFFTYPVAIRCDCGVCSTATTECETL; from the exons ATGAATTTCCACAGTGCGACGCTGATCTCCTTGTATCTGCTGATCTTAAGTGGCTGCTGGAAGACCTTGGCCGTCTCCAACATCAGCCTGAGAACCTTCATTGGCTGCGCTGTGCGGGAATTCACCTTCTTGGCAAAGAAACCCGGATGTAAGGGTTTACGCGTCACCACTGATGCCTGCTGGGGGCGCTGCGAGACTTGGGAG AAGCCTATCCTCGACCCTCCCCACATTGACGCTTACCACAGAGTCTGCACCTACAATGAAACAAAGCTGGTGACCGTGAAATTACCAAACTGCTTCCCCAACGTGGATCCCTTCTTCACTTACCCCGTGGCGATCCGATGTGACTGCGGCGTCTGCTCCACCGCGACTACGGAATGCGAGACCCTGTAA